Proteins encoded in a region of the Sphingomonas sp. OV641 genome:
- a CDS encoding glycosidase, with amino-acid sequence MTFPLDHLVFTPNHVDLSRSPLAGHIDEETFVLGAFNPGMTRLPNGNLLLMVRIAEALRTPIRDGHVRAIRWDDGAYRLDPWPLQLVDTADPRKFLMRGGGWKVMALTSLSWLLPVELDPEGRRIEAVHYDKAIAPRASYQNYGVEDARISRVNDHFLMTSCSVSPERHSTTLYTSASALDWTLEGVVLDHQNKDMLIFEGLIGGKYWAQTRPLGDLYFAYPPDSEWRAGPSINLASSPDALHWRPSDHPGIRPHAATVATARMGGGAQPVLTDDGWLTLWHGVEPSGVVGIYRTYWTLLDRDEPWRAIATQHQPLLEPNPALTEPLKDQMYLDNVVFTTGIVDAGDHWIVASGEADLACRITHIPKDAIRP; translated from the coding sequence ATGACCTTCCCTCTCGACCATCTGGTCTTCACGCCGAACCATGTCGATCTGTCCCGTTCGCCGCTCGCCGGGCATATCGATGAGGAAACCTTTGTCCTCGGCGCCTTCAACCCGGGGATGACCCGCCTTCCCAATGGCAACCTCCTCCTGATGGTGCGGATCGCGGAGGCGCTGCGCACGCCCATTCGGGACGGACACGTGCGCGCGATCCGCTGGGACGATGGCGCCTACCGCCTTGATCCATGGCCGCTTCAGCTGGTCGATACGGCCGACCCTCGCAAATTCCTGATGCGCGGCGGCGGCTGGAAGGTGATGGCGCTTACCTCGCTGTCGTGGCTTCTGCCGGTGGAGCTCGATCCCGAAGGCCGCCGGATCGAGGCCGTCCACTATGACAAGGCCATCGCCCCGCGCGCCAGTTACCAAAATTACGGCGTGGAGGACGCCCGCATCAGCCGGGTGAACGATCACTTCCTGATGACCAGCTGCTCGGTCAGTCCGGAGCGCCATTCCACCACGCTCTACACCAGTGCGAGTGCGCTGGACTGGACGCTGGAGGGCGTTGTTCTCGATCATCAGAACAAGGACATGCTGATTTTCGAAGGGCTGATCGGTGGCAAATACTGGGCGCAGACCCGCCCGCTTGGCGATCTCTACTTCGCCTATCCGCCCGACAGTGAATGGCGGGCAGGGCCTTCGATCAACCTCGCCTCTTCGCCCGATGCGCTTCATTGGAGACCCAGCGACCATCCCGGCATCCGCCCCCACGCTGCTACTGTGGCGACCGCACGGATGGGCGGGGGGGCGCAGCCCGTGCTTACCGATGATGGCTGGCTGACCTTGTGGCACGGCGTCGAGCCATCCGGCGTGGTCGGTATCTACCGCACCTATTGGACGCTGCTCGATCGCGACGAACCCTGGCGTGCGATCGCCACCCAGCATCAGCCGCTGCTTGAGCCCAATCCGGCGCTCACCGAGCCGCTCAAGGATCAGATGTACCTCGACAATGTGGTCTTCACGACCGGGATCGTCGATGCCGGCGATCACTGGATCGTGGCCAGCGGCGAGGCGGATCTCGCCTGCCGGATCACCCATATCCCCAAGGACGCGATCCGGCCCTGA
- a CDS encoding SDR family oxidoreductase gives MTDRSDAHTAVTPLAGRRVLVTGGTTGIGRAIAVLLASEGARVFICGRDEQHLQDALVRIREVGEGDGISIDLAEESNVDRLFEAATAYLGGLDVAVINAARGAEGLAEMSEADLRYTIGSNFTAYLLSAQAATKAMGAYGEDAKGKGDIVLVGSMSAYVLGPGSTVYAGIKYGIQGFAIALRRELGTKGIRVSLVEPGLTGSDMVKGTSEEQAERIGKEEMLRAEDIAVGVHYLLTQPRRTVVQQVTISPRMQDQE, from the coding sequence ATGACCGATCGATCAGACGCGCATACCGCCGTCACGCCGCTTGCCGGCCGCCGCGTCCTGGTGACGGGCGGCACGACCGGCATCGGCCGTGCCATCGCCGTGTTGCTGGCCAGCGAGGGCGCCCGGGTCTTCATCTGCGGTCGCGACGAGCAGCATCTGCAAGACGCGCTCGTCCGCATCCGAGAGGTAGGGGAGGGCGACGGCATCTCGATCGATCTTGCGGAGGAAAGCAACGTCGATCGGCTGTTCGAAGCCGCCACCGCTTACCTCGGCGGGCTGGACGTGGCGGTGATCAACGCCGCCCGCGGCGCCGAAGGTCTGGCGGAGATGAGCGAAGCCGATCTTCGCTACACCATCGGCAGTAATTTCACCGCTTACTTGCTGTCCGCTCAGGCCGCGACCAAGGCGATGGGCGCCTATGGCGAAGATGCCAAGGGGAAGGGTGACATTGTCCTTGTCGGCTCGATGAGCGCCTATGTCCTGGGACCGGGTTCCACCGTCTATGCCGGGATAAAATACGGTATTCAGGGTTTTGCCATCGCTCTCCGGCGGGAGCTTGGCACCAAGGGCATTCGCGTGTCCCTCGTTGAGCCCGGCCTGACGGGCAGCGACATGGTGAAGGGCACCAGCGAGGAGCAGGCGGAGCGGATCGGCAAGGAAGAGATGCTCCGTGCCGAGGATATCGCCGTTGGCGTTCACTACCTGCTGACCCAGCCGCGTCGCACCGTGGTGCAGCAGGTCACGATCTCCCCCCGGATGCAGGATCAGGAATGA
- a CDS encoding alpha/beta fold hydrolase, with protein MTAWEDRYWWSNDGLRLHARDYSRDAGGLPIICLPGLTRNARDYDVFARRLASRHRVLAVDLRGRGESAYARDPMSYVPLTYAQDLAALLAEQKIDRFIAVGTSLGGTVIMLMAGMMPGRIGGVLFNDVGPEIDPAGLARVRGYVGRSSTWPTWMHAARAIQETHGEIYPDWGVEEWLAMAKRLYRLNNAGRIVIDYDLKIAEPFRVPGSAAGPDMWRALATLGSAPVLVVRGGRSDMLPAAVAERMVELLPQAELITLPGIGHAPTLGEPGVQGAIDRWLARAAVEPAST; from the coding sequence ATGACCGCCTGGGAAGATCGTTACTGGTGGTCCAACGATGGTCTGCGCCTCCACGCGCGTGATTATTCCCGCGACGCCGGCGGTTTGCCGATCATCTGCCTGCCCGGTCTCACGCGCAACGCCAGAGACTATGACGTCTTCGCGCGCCGCCTTGCGAGCCGTCATCGGGTGCTCGCCGTTGACCTGCGCGGCCGCGGCGAAAGCGCCTATGCCCGGGATCCGATGAGCTATGTTCCGCTCACTTATGCGCAGGATCTGGCGGCTTTGCTGGCGGAACAGAAGATTGACCGCTTCATCGCCGTTGGCACCTCGCTTGGTGGCACCGTCATCATGCTGATGGCGGGCATGATGCCCGGTCGCATCGGCGGCGTCTTGTTCAACGATGTGGGGCCGGAAATCGACCCTGCCGGCCTGGCGCGCGTGCGCGGCTATGTCGGTCGCTCCAGCACCTGGCCCACGTGGATGCATGCCGCCCGCGCGATCCAGGAAACGCATGGCGAGATTTATCCCGATTGGGGCGTGGAGGAATGGCTGGCGATGGCCAAGCGCCTGTACCGGCTCAACAATGCCGGGCGGATCGTGATCGATTACGACCTCAAGATCGCAGAGCCGTTTCGCGTTCCCGGAAGCGCGGCGGGCCCCGACATGTGGCGCGCGCTTGCGACTTTGGGCAGCGCGCCGGTGCTGGTGGTGCGCGGCGGCCGATCCGACATGCTGCCCGCCGCCGTCGCCGAGCGCATGGTCGAGCTCTTGCCTCAGGCAGAGCTGATCACGCTGCCCGGCATCGGCCATGCCCCGACGCTCGGCGAGCCGGGCGTACAGGGTGCCATCGATCGATGGCTCGCCAGGGCCGCGGTGGAACCGGCAAGCACCTGA
- a CDS encoding protein adenylyltransferase SelO family protein — protein sequence MPFDPQAYRPETTILSLGDAFYDVVEAASFPERIIRFRNDRAAAEIGLGGMDDAVWAEHFGRFRPLPGSLPQPLALRYHGHQFRAYNPDIGDGRGFTFAQLRDREGRLMDLGTKGSGQTPWSRFGDGRLTLKGGVREVLATEMLEALNVRTSRSLSLIETGEALQREDEPSPTRAAVLVRLSHSHIRVGTFQRLAYEQDAAAMRRLVGYVLANLYERDSDDPMALLELVIAETARLAASYMAAGFVHGVLNTDNINITGESFDYGPWRFTPTWEPEFTAAYFDHNGLYAFGRQPEAIHWSVMQLAASLRLLAEADPLIAALEGFAPAYQAAITQALLWRLGRSPTSPDGDRALVQATERALRESGVSIDRFFFDAFAQPLPPSYGPEWDEARALLDTAPVRSGRSHGYWAGTPCSLLIEEVEAIWSAIRDKDDWSPFHTKIGAIRAMGEALR from the coding sequence ATGCCCTTCGACCCGCAAGCGTACCGACCCGAGACGACCATCCTTTCGCTGGGCGACGCCTTCTACGACGTGGTGGAGGCGGCCAGCTTTCCGGAACGGATCATCCGTTTCCGCAACGACCGGGCGGCGGCGGAGATCGGCCTGGGCGGCATGGACGACGCAGTCTGGGCGGAACATTTCGGCCGCTTTCGGCCGCTTCCCGGCTCCCTGCCCCAACCATTGGCCCTGCGTTATCACGGCCATCAGTTCCGCGCCTACAATCCCGATATCGGCGACGGGCGCGGCTTTACCTTTGCCCAGCTTCGCGACCGTGAAGGGCGGCTGATGGACCTGGGCACCAAGGGGTCGGGACAGACGCCCTGGAGCCGCTTCGGTGACGGGCGGCTGACGCTGAAGGGGGGCGTGCGCGAGGTTCTGGCGACGGAAATGCTGGAGGCGCTGAACGTGCGCACCTCGCGCAGCCTGTCGCTGATCGAAACGGGCGAGGCGCTGCAGCGCGAGGATGAGCCGTCCCCCACCCGCGCCGCCGTGCTGGTGCGGCTGAGCCACAGCCACATTCGCGTCGGCACGTTCCAGCGGCTTGCCTATGAACAGGATGCGGCGGCGATGCGCCGGCTGGTCGGATATGTGCTGGCGAACCTGTACGAGCGGGACAGCGACGATCCGATGGCACTGCTCGAACTGGTCATTGCCGAGACCGCCCGCCTCGCCGCCTCCTATATGGCGGCGGGGTTCGTCCATGGCGTGCTGAACACCGACAATATCAACATCACCGGCGAAAGCTTCGACTATGGCCCGTGGCGGTTCACGCCCACATGGGAGCCGGAATTCACCGCCGCCTATTTCGACCACAATGGCCTATATGCCTTTGGTCGCCAGCCCGAGGCGATTCACTGGAGCGTGATGCAGCTGGCCGCATCGCTGCGCCTGCTGGCGGAGGCGGACCCGCTGATCGCGGCGCTGGAAGGGTTCGCGCCCGCCTATCAGGCGGCGATCACCCAGGCCCTGCTGTGGCGGCTGGGCCGGAGCCCCACATCGCCGGACGGCGACCGGGCGCTGGTGCAAGCGACGGAGCGCGCGCTGCGCGAAAGCGGCGTGAGCATCGACCGGTTTTTCTTCGACGCGTTCGCCCAGCCACTGCCACCAAGCTATGGCCCGGAATGGGACGAGGCACGCGCGCTGCTCGACACTGCGCCGGTGCGCAGCGGCCGATCGCACGGTTATTGGGCCGGCACGCCCTGTTCGCTGCTGATCGAGGAGGTCGAGGCGATCTGGTCAGCGATCCGGGACAAGGACGACTGGTCGCCGTTCCACACCAAGATCGGAGCGATACGCGCGATGGGCGAGGCGCTTCGCTGA
- the astD gene encoding succinylglutamate-semialdehyde dehydrogenase encodes MTEIISFEPATGAELWRGAIGDVDAEVAAARAGWATWAARPLTFRIETMRRFANVVRSRQDDFANVIARETGKPLWEARTEVDTVIGKVDISVSAYADRTAQRRLDAPMGSRMALRHKPHGVLAVLGPYNFPAHLPNGHIVPALIAGNAVVFKPSEKTPATGAFLVDCYRAAGVPEDCIRLVIGGPDEGRTLAAHDGIDGLLFTGSARTGIALHRAFAEKPEKILALEMGGNNPIVVWETPDLYAAAIIIIQSAFTTAGQRCTAARRLIVDEKLYAPLMEQLNGLLDRLIVGAPHDDPAPFMGPVIDNEAADQLTESFLALLMRGGRPIRHLERVTPDRPFLLPGMIDMTGASERPDMELFGPILQVVRTDTFEEAIAEANNTRYGLSASLISQTPARYDQFWAGARAGIVNWNRPTNGASSSAPFGGIGWSGNHRPSAYYAADYCAYPVVSNEADAARASIGIGLRNA; translated from the coding sequence GTGACCGAGATCATCTCCTTCGAGCCCGCAACCGGCGCCGAACTGTGGCGCGGGGCGATCGGAGACGTGGATGCCGAAGTCGCGGCGGCACGCGCGGGTTGGGCCACCTGGGCGGCGCGCCCCCTTACCTTTCGCATCGAAACGATGCGGCGGTTCGCCAATGTCGTGCGATCGCGCCAGGACGATTTCGCCAATGTGATCGCGCGCGAAACGGGCAAGCCGCTGTGGGAGGCCCGCACGGAGGTCGACACCGTCATCGGCAAGGTGGACATTTCGGTGTCGGCCTATGCCGACCGGACAGCGCAGCGGCGGCTGGATGCGCCGATGGGATCGCGCATGGCGCTGCGCCACAAGCCGCACGGCGTGCTGGCGGTGCTTGGTCCCTATAACTTCCCGGCGCATCTGCCGAACGGGCATATCGTCCCTGCGCTGATCGCCGGCAATGCGGTAGTGTTCAAGCCATCGGAGAAGACGCCGGCGACTGGCGCCTTCCTGGTCGACTGCTATCGCGCCGCCGGCGTGCCGGAAGATTGCATCCGCCTGGTGATCGGTGGGCCGGACGAGGGTCGCACGCTGGCGGCACATGACGGGATCGACGGGCTGCTCTTCACCGGATCCGCCCGAACGGGGATCGCGCTGCACCGCGCCTTCGCCGAGAAGCCGGAAAAGATCCTGGCGCTGGAGATGGGCGGCAACAATCCGATCGTGGTGTGGGAAACGCCCGATCTCTACGCTGCGGCGATCATCATCATCCAATCCGCCTTCACCACGGCCGGCCAGCGCTGCACGGCGGCGCGGCGGCTGATCGTCGACGAAAAGCTGTACGCGCCGTTGATGGAGCAACTGAACGGCCTGCTCGATCGCCTGATCGTCGGCGCGCCGCACGACGACCCCGCGCCTTTCATGGGGCCGGTGATCGACAATGAAGCCGCCGACCAGCTGACCGAAAGCTTTCTTGCGCTGCTGATGCGCGGCGGGCGACCGATCCGCCATCTGGAACGGGTGACGCCGGACCGGCCATTCCTGCTGCCGGGCATGATCGACATGACGGGCGCGAGCGAGAGGCCGGACATGGAGCTGTTCGGGCCGATCCTCCAGGTGGTGCGCACCGACACGTTCGAGGAGGCGATCGCGGAGGCGAACAACACGCGATACGGCCTGTCGGCATCGCTGATCAGCCAGACGCCAGCGCGCTATGACCAGTTCTGGGCCGGTGCGCGCGCGGGCATCGTCAACTGGAACCGCCCGACCAACGGTGCCTCCTCCTCGGCGCCGTTCGGCGGGATCGGCTGGTCGGGCAATCATCGCCCCAGCGCTTATTATGCGGCGGATTATTGCGCCTATCCGGTGGTGTCGAACGAAGCGGACGCCGCGCGCGCCTCGATCGGGATTGGCCTGCGCAACGCCTGA
- the cobA gene encoding uroporphyrinogen-III C-methyltransferase, with protein MASLLDPDARGRVILVGAGPGDPGLLTVRAVEALKAADVIVHDGLIDPRVLDIASAQAHRISVAKRRARHTLPQEAINALIVAHVRAGSVVVRLKGGDPFIFGRGGEEVEAVRAAGLPVEVIPGVSAALGCAAEAMLPLTHRDHSSAVSFVAGQCKGLTEQDWSGLAGQGRTLVIYMGVATADAIADKLMADGVAPDMPVAVLEKGTCPGHRALKTLLADLGAMVTREKVASPAIIVVGEVVELSDAEDKLVAWARAAESMNG; from the coding sequence ATGGCGAGCCTTCTCGATCCCGACGCGCGTGGCCGCGTCATCCTTGTTGGCGCCGGACCGGGCGATCCGGGGCTGCTGACCGTTCGCGCTGTGGAAGCATTGAAGGCTGCGGACGTGATCGTCCATGACGGCCTGATCGATCCGCGAGTGCTCGACATCGCGTCGGCCCAGGCCCATCGTATCTCGGTCGCCAAGCGGCGCGCGCGGCATACTCTGCCGCAGGAGGCGATCAACGCATTGATCGTGGCGCATGTGCGCGCAGGCAGCGTGGTGGTGCGGCTGAAGGGCGGCGACCCGTTCATTTTCGGGCGCGGCGGCGAGGAAGTGGAAGCGGTGCGTGCCGCCGGCCTGCCCGTCGAGGTAATTCCCGGCGTTTCCGCGGCGCTCGGCTGCGCGGCGGAGGCAATGCTGCCGCTGACCCACCGCGATCATTCCAGCGCGGTCAGCTTCGTCGCCGGCCAGTGCAAGGGGCTGACGGAGCAGGATTGGTCCGGCCTTGCTGGCCAGGGCCGCACCCTGGTGATCTACATGGGCGTCGCCACGGCGGACGCGATCGCCGACAAGCTGATGGCTGATGGCGTGGCGCCGGACATGCCGGTGGCGGTGCTGGAAAAGGGCACCTGCCCCGGTCATCGCGCGCTGAAGACGCTGCTGGCCGACCTTGGCGCGATGGTGACTCGCGAGAAGGTGGCGAGCCCGGCGATCATCGTCGTGGGCGAAGTGGTCGAACTGTCGGACGCAGAGGATAAATTGGTGGCCTGGGCACGGGCGGCGGAGAGCATGAACGGATGA
- a CDS encoding DUF2849 domain-containing protein yields MRLLTGNDLVTGDVTWWTGEGWSRHVEDAADVGDRGEAIAKAEEGARRVNVPYVIDAVATPEGPRPAHIKDRIRALGPTVRPDLTLKPADPDAGSWVI; encoded by the coding sequence ATGAGATTGCTGACGGGAAATGATCTGGTGACGGGCGATGTCACATGGTGGACGGGCGAAGGCTGGTCCCGCCATGTGGAGGATGCCGCCGACGTGGGCGATCGCGGCGAGGCGATCGCCAAGGCGGAGGAAGGCGCACGCCGGGTCAACGTGCCCTATGTGATCGATGCGGTCGCCACGCCCGAGGGGCCACGGCCGGCGCACATCAAGGATCGCATCCGCGCGCTGGGCCCTACGGTTCGCCCGGATCTGACGCTGAAGCCGGCTGATCCCGACGCGGGAAGCTGGGTGATTTGA
- a CDS encoding nitrite/sulfite reductase, translated as MYQYDQYDQSMVDARVEEFRDQVKRRLCGQMTEDQFKPLRLMNGLYLQLHAYMLRVAVPYGTLSSRQMRMLGHVARKYDRGYGHFTTRQNLQFNWIKLEDAPDILAELATVEMHAIQTSGNCIRNISSDQFAGAAADEVTDPRPWAELMRQWSTFHPEFTYLPRKFKIAVIAAPEDRAAMRLHDIGIELLKKDGVLGAKIFVGGGMGRTPMIAHEIRDFVTADELLSYLEACLRVYNRYGRRDNIYKARIKILLHELGPDEYRRQVEEEFAHVKTLGIDPPVAELERISAFFAPPPFETGLSDQVDRSDPDFAIWLDQNVKAHKQPGYAIVNISLKPVGGIPGDASADQIDVMADLGERYSFDELRVTHAQNIVLPHVRKADLYAIWQKLTEAGLAEANLDLISDIIACPGLDYCSLANARSIPLAQKIAERFKDLDRQRDLGELKLKISGCINACGHHHAGHIGILGVDKKGKENYQLSLGGSGAEDVSLAKITGPGFDEDGVVDAIERVTDRYVAVREPGERFLDTYRRVGFDTFKEAIYG; from the coding sequence ATGTATCAGTATGACCAATATGACCAGTCGATGGTTGACGCCCGGGTCGAGGAATTTCGCGACCAGGTGAAGCGGCGGCTGTGCGGCCAGATGACCGAGGACCAGTTCAAGCCGCTGCGGCTGATGAACGGCCTCTACCTTCAGCTTCATGCGTACATGCTGCGCGTGGCGGTGCCCTATGGCACGCTGAGCAGCCGGCAGATGCGCATGCTGGGCCATGTCGCGCGCAAGTACGACCGCGGCTATGGCCATTTCACCACCCGCCAGAACCTCCAGTTCAACTGGATCAAGCTGGAGGATGCGCCCGACATTCTCGCCGAGCTGGCGACGGTGGAGATGCACGCCATCCAGACCAGCGGCAATTGCATCCGCAACATCTCGTCGGACCAGTTCGCCGGCGCGGCCGCCGACGAAGTGACGGACCCGCGCCCCTGGGCCGAGCTGATGCGGCAGTGGAGCACGTTCCACCCCGAGTTCACCTATCTGCCGCGCAAGTTCAAGATCGCCGTCATTGCGGCGCCCGAGGATCGCGCGGCGATGCGGCTGCACGATATCGGCATCGAGCTCCTGAAGAAGGACGGCGTGCTCGGCGCCAAGATCTTCGTGGGCGGCGGCATGGGCCGCACCCCGATGATCGCGCACGAGATCCGCGACTTCGTGACGGCGGACGAGCTGCTGAGCTATCTGGAGGCGTGCCTGCGCGTCTACAATCGCTATGGCCGGCGCGACAATATCTACAAGGCGCGGATCAAGATCCTGCTGCACGAACTGGGGCCGGACGAATATCGCCGCCAGGTCGAGGAAGAATTCGCCCATGTGAAGACGCTGGGCATCGATCCGCCGGTGGCCGAGCTGGAGCGGATCAGCGCCTTCTTCGCGCCCCCGCCGTTCGAGACCGGGCTGAGCGACCAGGTGGATCGCAGCGATCCCGACTTCGCCATCTGGCTGGACCAGAATGTGAAGGCGCACAAGCAGCCGGGCTATGCCATCGTCAACATTTCGCTGAAGCCGGTCGGCGGCATCCCGGGCGATGCCTCGGCCGACCAGATCGACGTGATGGCGGATCTGGGCGAGCGTTATTCGTTCGACGAGCTGCGCGTGACCCATGCGCAGAACATCGTGCTGCCGCACGTGCGCAAGGCCGATCTATATGCGATCTGGCAGAAGCTGACCGAGGCGGGGCTGGCCGAGGCGAACCTCGACCTCATCAGCGACATCATCGCCTGCCCCGGCCTCGATTATTGCAGCCTGGCCAATGCGCGCTCGATCCCGCTCGCGCAGAAGATCGCGGAACGCTTCAAGGACCTCGATCGTCAGCGCGACCTGGGCGAGCTGAAGCTCAAGATCTCGGGCTGCATCAACGCCTGCGGCCATCATCATGCCGGGCACATCGGCATTCTGGGCGTCGATAAGAAGGGCAAGGAAAATTACCAGCTCTCGCTCGGCGGATCGGGTGCGGAGGACGTCAGCCTCGCCAAGATCACCGGCCCGGGGTTCGACGAGGACGGCGTGGTGGACGCGATCGAGCGCGTGACCGATCGGTACGTGGCCGTGCGCGAGCCGGGCGAGCGGTTTCTCGACACCTATCGCCGGGTCGGCTTCGATACGTTCAAGGAGGCGATCTATGGGTGA
- a CDS encoding DUF934 domain-containing protein: MTHDNLLRFRDDEAHDEPAITLDAFLDGQTNAGAVRLEAGDDARALLPQIGQLALVEVSFPTYRDGRGYSAARILREAGYTGELRAAGDVLVDQIPHMRRCGFDSFAPEAPVDAETLQRSLDRYANPYQRAADTATPIWKLRHG; this comes from the coding sequence ATGACCCACGACAATCTGCTGCGTTTCCGCGACGACGAAGCGCATGACGAGCCGGCGATCACGCTGGACGCCTTTCTCGACGGCCAGACCAATGCCGGCGCGGTGCGGCTGGAGGCGGGGGACGACGCCCGCGCGCTGCTGCCGCAGATCGGGCAGCTCGCGCTGGTGGAAGTGAGCTTCCCCACCTATCGCGACGGGCGGGGCTATTCCGCGGCCCGGATCCTGCGCGAGGCGGGCTATACCGGCGAGCTGCGGGCGGCGGGCGACGTGCTGGTCGATCAGATCCCGCACATGCGCCGCTGCGGCTTCGACAGCTTCGCCCCCGAGGCGCCGGTCGACGCCGAGACGCTGCAGCGCAGCCTTGATCGCTATGCCAATCCCTATCAGCGCGCCGCCGACACCGCGACGCCCATATGGAAGTTACGTCATGGCTAA
- a CDS encoding phosphoadenylyl-sulfate reductase, with the protein MANAARRLDTIDVAPAFTSVDAAAMEARFAGVSTQDMLAELLTGELQGRIAAVSSFGTESAVLLHMIAQVDKDVPVVFTNTQKMFGETLEYRDELSERLGLTDLRVFRPDPRILAAKDATGLRWSYDPDGCCEIRKVEPLRRALLPFDAWISGRKGFQSSTRAALPRFEIDDGRLKLNPLADWNKERLETYFAEYELPRHPLEADGYPSIGCKPCTSKVLPGEDPRAGRWRGWEKVECGIHVPEKPGEEPVF; encoded by the coding sequence ATGGCTAATGCCGCTCGCCGCCTCGACACGATCGACGTTGCCCCCGCCTTCACCAGCGTGGATGCAGCGGCGATGGAGGCGCGCTTTGCGGGCGTTTCTACCCAGGACATGCTGGCCGAGCTGCTGACCGGCGAGCTCCAGGGCCGCATCGCCGCGGTTTCCTCGTTCGGCACGGAATCGGCCGTGCTGCTGCACATGATCGCGCAGGTCGACAAGGATGTCCCCGTCGTCTTCACCAACACGCAGAAGATGTTCGGGGAAACGCTTGAATATCGGGATGAATTGTCCGAGCGGCTTGGCCTGACCGACCTGCGGGTATTCCGGCCGGACCCGCGGATCCTGGCCGCCAAGGACGCGACCGGGCTGCGCTGGTCCTATGACCCGGACGGCTGCTGCGAGATCCGCAAGGTGGAGCCGCTGCGCCGTGCCCTGTTACCGTTCGATGCGTGGATTTCCGGCCGCAAGGGCTTCCAGTCCTCAACCCGCGCCGCGCTGCCGCGGTTCGAGATCGACGATGGTCGGCTGAAGCTGAACCCGCTCGCCGACTGGAACAAGGAGCGGCTGGAGACCTATTTCGCGGAGTATGAGCTGCCGCGCCATCCGCTGGAGGCGGACGGTTATCCGTCGATCGGGTGCAAGCCGTGCACGTCCAAGGTGCTGCCGGGCGAAGACCCGCGCGCCGGGCGCTGGCGCGGGTGGGAAAAGGTGGAATGCGGGATCCACGTGCCGGAGAAGCCGGGCGAAGAACCGGTATTCTGA